A stretch of the Paenibacillus dendritiformis genome encodes the following:
- a CDS encoding biotin--[acetyl-CoA-carboxylase] ligase, translating into MNQKLLDWFREHPDQYISGEELSRRLQITRTAVWKQINVLRAKGYAFDAVPKLGYRLVTQPTRLDEAALLGKLAPGAFGNRLRILEKTESTQNEAAAWAKEGVPEGAVVLAEEQTGGRGRQGHVWHSPAGKGVWMSIVLRPRIPLPYTPHLTLLSAVAMFRAMKKLTSAPLGIKWPNDILADGKKVAGILLESAAEDERLLYVIAGIGISVNLEAADFPEELQDRATSLKIVTGQEIDRASLVAACLQELEQLYRLYEEEGFGPIRTLWEAQSITLGRRMTVETPQGPLEGVAVGLDESGALLVRDKTGAVQKVFSGDVHFSG; encoded by the coding sequence ATGAATCAAAAACTACTGGACTGGTTCCGGGAACACCCGGATCAATATATTTCCGGCGAGGAATTGAGCCGCCGGCTCCAGATTACGCGGACGGCCGTCTGGAAGCAGATCAACGTCCTCCGCGCCAAGGGCTACGCCTTCGACGCCGTGCCGAAGCTCGGGTACCGGCTCGTGACCCAGCCGACCCGGCTCGATGAGGCGGCCCTCCTCGGCAAGCTGGCGCCGGGCGCCTTCGGCAACCGGCTGCGCATCCTGGAAAAGACGGAGTCAACGCAGAACGAAGCGGCCGCCTGGGCGAAGGAAGGCGTGCCAGAGGGGGCGGTCGTGCTGGCGGAGGAACAGACGGGCGGCCGGGGCCGCCAGGGGCATGTCTGGCATTCGCCGGCAGGCAAGGGCGTCTGGATGAGCATCGTCCTGCGCCCCCGCATTCCGCTGCCGTATACGCCGCATCTGACCTTGCTCTCGGCGGTCGCGATGTTCCGGGCGATGAAGAAGCTGACGTCGGCCCCGCTCGGGATCAAATGGCCGAACGACATCTTGGCCGACGGCAAAAAAGTGGCCGGCATCCTGCTTGAGTCGGCCGCCGAGGACGAGCGGCTGCTCTATGTGATTGCCGGCATCGGCATTAGCGTCAACCTGGAGGCCGCGGACTTCCCGGAGGAGCTGCAAGACCGGGCGACGTCGTTGAAGATCGTGACAGGCCAGGAAATCGACCGGGCGTCGCTGGTGGCGGCCTGCCTGCAGGAGCTCGAGCAGTTGTACCGCTTGTACGAGGAGGAAGGGTTCGGGCCCATCCGCACGTTGTGGGAGGCGCAGAGCATCACGCTCGGCCGCCGGATGACCGTCGAGACCCCGCAGGGGCCGCTGGAGGGCGTAGCGGTGGGACTGGATGAATCCGGCGCTCTTCTGGTCAGGGACAAGACGGGAGCGGTGCAAAAAGTTTTTTCCGGGGATGTGCATTTTTCCGGGTGA
- a CDS encoding CCA tRNA nucleotidyltransferase, whose protein sequence is MKGNLEEELLYAEAREVMRRLLDAGHEAYIVGGSVRDRLLGRPIGDIDIATSALPEQVTALFRRVVPTGLAHGTVTVVTAHYTYEVTTFRKESAYEDHRRPEEVEFIGDLEEDLRRRDFTINAMALDIEGRLRDPFGGRDDLERRLIRCVGDPETRFREDALRMLRGVRFASLLGGRIAKSTWRALLRQRETLRYVAMERVRDELWKLTAGSDPARGWAMLARSGLLRYAKEPLGALAGPAPDGWPRLLCALGAVDGPELRFAALLLGLAAGEAEAKRIVQALRFSGAQQDAVLGVLRAEERLAAGGEAALAGPGGERAWRRAYAEALYACGEDALRGWHACRTALAGVPEERLAPFLRDGEASLQRIAVRRLPDIALTGGDLLQTAERPAGPWLREALEAAWLAVALGDVPNERDALRKYVEKEWNKE, encoded by the coding sequence ATGAAAGGAAATCTTGAAGAAGAATTGCTGTACGCGGAGGCTCGGGAAGTGATGCGCCGCTTGCTGGACGCGGGGCATGAAGCTTATATTGTCGGAGGCTCCGTGCGGGACAGGCTGCTTGGCAGGCCGATCGGCGACATCGATATCGCCACCTCCGCTCTGCCGGAGCAGGTGACGGCGTTGTTCCGGCGCGTCGTGCCCACGGGACTCGCGCATGGGACGGTAACGGTCGTCACGGCTCATTATACCTATGAGGTGACGACGTTCCGCAAGGAATCGGCCTATGAGGATCATCGGCGGCCCGAAGAGGTCGAGTTCATCGGCGATCTGGAGGAGGATCTCCGCCGCCGCGATTTTACCATCAACGCGATGGCGCTTGATATCGAAGGGCGCCTTCGCGATCCGTTTGGCGGCCGGGACGATTTGGAACGGCGCCTTATCCGCTGCGTCGGCGATCCCGAGACGCGCTTCCGCGAGGACGCCCTGCGGATGCTGCGGGGCGTCCGGTTCGCGTCGCTGCTGGGCGGACGCATCGCCAAGTCGACGTGGCGGGCGCTTCTCCGCCAGCGGGAGACGCTGCGCTATGTCGCGATGGAACGGGTGCGCGACGAGCTGTGGAAGCTGACCGCGGGATCTGATCCGGCCCGCGGGTGGGCCATGCTGGCGCGCAGCGGGCTCCTGCGCTATGCGAAGGAGCCGCTCGGCGCGCTGGCGGGCCCCGCGCCGGACGGCTGGCCGCGGCTCTTGTGCGCGCTCGGAGCGGTGGATGGACCCGAGCTGCGCTTCGCCGCGCTGCTGCTCGGCCTGGCGGCCGGCGAGGCGGAAGCGAAGCGCATCGTGCAGGCGCTTCGCTTCTCGGGCGCGCAGCAGGACGCAGTGCTCGGCGTCCTGCGCGCGGAGGAGCGGCTGGCGGCCGGAGGCGAGGCCGCCCTGGCCGGGCCCGGCGGCGAGCGCGCCTGGCGCCGGGCCTACGCGGAAGCGCTCTACGCCTGCGGCGAGGACGCGCTCCGCGGATGGCACGCCTGCCGCACGGCGCTGGCCGGCGTGCCGGAGGAGCGGCTTGCGCCGTTCCTGCGGGACGGCGAAGCCTCGCTCCAGCGCATCGCCGTCCGCCGCTTGCCGGATATCGCCCTGACGGGCGGGGATCTGCTCCAAACGGCGGAACGGCCGGCCGGGCCGTGGCTTCGCGAGGCGCTCGAAGCCGCCTGGCTTGCGGTCGCGCTCGGCGACGTGCCGAACGAGCGCGACGCGCTCAGGAAATACGTGGAGAAAGAGTGGAACAAAGAATGA
- the bshA gene encoding N-acetyl-alpha-D-glucosaminyl L-malate synthase BshA, producing the protein MKEGLKIGITCYPSLGGSGVVATELGKLLAERGHQVHFITHNIPFRLGSGFLKNIYYHEVDVNDYYVFRYPPYDLSLANKMAQVANMQQLDVLHVHYAVPHAVCAYLAKQMSHPNLKVVTTLHGTDITVLAQDESLKDMIRFAINESDAVTAVSQDLIKETRELLDIARPIDLTYNFVDKRVYYPRDVAQLRAEFAYPFEKILMHISNFRPVKRVADVVDIFYRVQQEVAARLVFVGEGPDMPKVQCKIREMGLEDRVHFLGKQDEIAQVISMADCLLLPSEKESFGLVALEAMACGVPTIGSEAGGIPELVKHGETGFLAPIGDTEAMADYAIQLLSQPRLAETMRDACLHRARHDFCNDLITWEYEKIYYRVLGQEAGIPKPVC; encoded by the coding sequence TTGAAGGAAGGACTAAAAATCGGAATTACCTGCTATCCGTCTCTCGGAGGCTCCGGCGTCGTTGCGACCGAGCTGGGGAAGCTTCTGGCGGAGCGCGGCCATCAAGTGCACTTTATTACCCACAATATACCATTCCGCCTCGGATCCGGGTTCTTGAAGAATATCTACTATCATGAAGTGGATGTCAACGATTATTATGTCTTTCGCTATCCGCCCTATGATTTGTCGCTGGCGAATAAAATGGCGCAGGTAGCCAATATGCAGCAGCTGGACGTCCTGCATGTTCATTATGCCGTGCCGCATGCGGTGTGCGCCTACCTGGCCAAGCAGATGTCTCATCCGAATCTGAAGGTCGTCACGACGCTGCACGGGACGGATATTACCGTTCTCGCCCAGGATGAATCGCTCAAGGATATGATTCGGTTCGCTATCAATGAGAGCGATGCGGTTACTGCCGTTTCCCAAGATCTGATCAAAGAAACACGGGAGCTGTTGGATATCGCCCGTCCGATCGATTTGACCTATAACTTCGTTGACAAGCGCGTCTATTATCCGCGGGATGTCGCTCAGCTCCGCGCTGAATTCGCTTATCCGTTTGAAAAAATTTTGATGCATATTTCAAATTTCCGACCGGTGAAGCGGGTGGCGGATGTCGTGGATATCTTTTATCGCGTGCAACAGGAAGTGGCTGCCCGTCTCGTGTTCGTCGGCGAAGGGCCGGATATGCCGAAGGTGCAGTGCAAAATCCGGGAGATGGGGTTGGAGGACCGGGTTCACTTTCTCGGCAAGCAGGATGAAATCGCCCAAGTCATCTCGATGGCCGATTGCTTGCTGCTTCCCTCGGAGAAAGAGAGCTTCGGTCTGGTTGCCCTTGAAGCGATGGCTTGCGGCGTGCCGACAATCGGTTCGGAGGCCGGAGGAATTCCGGAGCTGGTGAAGCATGGAGAGACCGGATTCCTTGCCCCGATCGGAGATACGGAAGCGATGGCCGATTACGCCATTCAGCTGCTGAGCCAGCCGCGGCTCGCCGAGACGATGCGCGATGCGTGTCTGCATCGGGCACGCCACGATTTCTGTAACGATCTGATTACATGGGAGTATGAAAAAATTTATTACCGGGTGCTCGGCCAAGAGGCAGGCATTCCGAAGCCCGTCTGTTAA